Proteins encoded in a region of the Sebastes fasciatus isolate fSebFas1 chromosome 9, fSebFas1.pri, whole genome shotgun sequence genome:
- the pcbd1 gene encoding pterin-4-alpha-carbinolamine dehydratase: MAGKIQSLTEAERNHLLPLLRNAQWVEVVGRDAIYKEFIFKDFNQAFGFMSRVALQAEKMDHHPEWFNVYNKVQITLSTHDCGGLSQRDITLATFIDQASLM, translated from the exons ATG GCTGGTAAAATACAGAGTCTGACCGAGGCGGAGAGGAACCACCTACTCCCCCTGCTACGCAACGCTCAGTGGGTGGAGGTTGTGGGACGGGATGCCATTTATAAAGAGTTCATTTTTAAAGACTTCAATCAG GCTTTTGGTTTCATGTCCCGAGTGGCTTTACAAGCAGAGAAGATGGACCATCATCCTGAGTGGTTCAATGTCTATAATAAG GTCCAGATCACTCTCAGCACACATGACTGTGGGGGGCTGTCCCAGCGAGACATCACGTTGGCCACCTTCATTGACCAGGCATCCCTGATGTGA